tttaaagagaaTTTCCCTCTTTGACCTGTACAGACGTGGCTCACAGTAAAAGGTGCTTGCGTTCACCTCATGATGCCCTATTTAACGTTCAAAGCTTAGCTTTAACAATTACACATTTACGGTTAAAAGGTCAAAATGGCTGCAGATATAATTAGATAATTTCAGTGAAAGGTGCCATTCTGATACATTATCCAAACCtaactataaaaacaaaaagaaaaaaatagcatcattttttaaattatagtggTTAAGCAATAAACAACAGAAAGATAGTGAGCTTTAAATTCTCCTTTCACGATTCACCCACAATTGGCCTCTGGATTTGGGCCTAAAATAATatgatttcaaaaatatatttatttatttattccagtGTGTTATGAGAAGACAATTATTTCTCTCTCCTGAATCACTGCAGGGCCACCGATGCcccattttattttactgaCTTAAAGGGGAAAATGAAATGAAGTGAGACAAATAGTTTTTTGGAGACCTCAGCCAACAAACCATAATTTCAGTCAATAAAACAgcttctgaaatatttttttctctcctgaCACTTTTAAAGATTTTGTTGAAGGTAAttgttttaatcatataaattatttttattaaaaaatatatcaaatcaaacacacttgcataattatacatttttattagacACATAGCCTACCTCTATAGTGACAATAACTGACATGCTTTCCTTATACCAGTCTATCATCACAAACATAATGTTAATTCAACATTTATATCTATAGGCTAATTATAGGTTTGTAAACATTCGGGATGCGCGCGCATCACGGTTGCAGAAACCCCGGGAGAGATCGCCTTTACGGCtagagaataataataataataataataataaaagatacatttgattttatattcttattcttattcatAGCCTACCAAAAAACACACTGGCTTGATGGACGTGTCTCCGTGTTCGCTTCTTTGTTAGCAAGCGCCATCTTGTGGCTAATGTTTGCATTACAAATGCTCGTTACAGGCATATTCTTCTGGTttgacattatttacattttctagGTCAGGTTCATGCACCTGACGAGGACACAAACGGGTTAACAAAACCATAAAGAGGGTCTGAGACCGAGTGACACGCTTTTGCTCGTGTTTATTTTACCTGTTTGAAGCTTATAGCGAGGTAAAACACAACAGCTGCATTGTTCAAGCTATcctttattctttttttgttaaGTTACATCTGCTTAAAATGAAACGTATTAAGcgaatctgaaaaaaaaaaaacccaacaacaACAGTGATCAGATAGTTTGATGACAGCCCTGTAGTGCAAAGTCATCTTTGCCCTTATTTTGGTTGTTCTCAAACATAAAAGCACTCACTTCCATCAAACATTTTACATACTATAATTTAGATGCAATAACGCTCTGTTTTGAaacttaaaaatacaataaaacccAGGAAATATCGTTTGTAATGTCTTATTTTACAATACATTCAAAACGCAATTTGATAGCCTAAAAATCAAATCATGAAGCACATCCTTTACATATGTGAATAAACATTATCAATATGCACAGATTTAACACAAACAGCATCATTATACAGAAAATCCAAACCGAAACCTGAGGCAGAAAGTTTTAATGGATCAGTCCGattccaaaaaaacaacaactctgatctaatgtacagtaaaactcaaacgtaaaacaaaaaaaatcaaaagcatttaaaaaaaaaaaaaactctccttGACACTTGGTGTCAAATTAGCGAAAAGATTTTAGCTCCAAAAATGCCTAAACCTCTACGGTGGCGGCAGGGCCGTTGGTGGTGCCCTCGGCGCTGGGTTTCTCTCCCTCTGCTGGTGGAGCCTCAGCAGTGCTGCTCTCCTTGGCTTCCTGCTCGCTGCCAGGGTTGGTCTTGTCACTGCTCTCTGCGGCTTTGCTCTCTTCCGCCTCCTTCTGGTCAGCAGCGGAAGTGCTTTTAGGCTCATCGAGAAGCGCCGTGGTTTCGTTGATGACCTGCGTGGTGTCGTTTGCAGGTGGCGTCTTTACGGTGCCGTTTTGCACCGGGAAAGCGCTCTCTAGAGCCGTGTAGAGGAACTGATACTGCTCCTGTGAAGAGTTTAGAAGTACTTTAGCATTTTAACGTGAAACAAGAGAGTAATATGATTTGTTCATGGATTGTTTATGAACTTGTATGTGGTATATATTTGCAAACTACACTTAATTTTGGGTTAAAACATCTTTGCAATGTTGCATCTTTATGTGCAACATTTCACATTTGTGAccgtggaccacaaaaccagtcatatggGTCAATTTATTGAAATTGAgacatgaaagctgaataaataagtttccattgatgtatggtttgttaggacaggacaatatttggctgagataccactatttgaaaatctggaatcttcctggtgcaaaaaaaaaaaaatcaaaatattgagaaaatcgcctgtaaagttgtccaaattaagtcctttgtaatgcatattattattaatcaaaacgtaagttttgaaatattttggaaatgtacaaaatatattcatggaacatgatctgtacttaatatcctaatgatttctggcataaaagaaaaattgataattttgacccatacaatgtatttttggctattgctacaaatataccccagcgacttgagactggttttgtggtccaggctcACATTTAGCAAAGGCAGTTTGAATTAGTCCATGCTAAAATATGAATAGTGTGAATCATAGAAAAGGATAACCAAGCGTCATAAAACATCATACAATAACAATGGaaatcccaaactttttaaatttttttcaaaatggcaCAGATCAGTATTTTAATCtcattaatgaaaaataaagtcacaaattgcaagaaataaagtttttttttttttgtaagataTAGTAGTTGTAagatataaagtacattaagaTGATTAAGTTGTTTTCCACTCTTCTATACACCTTAGTCAGGGTAGTgccaaatgtaatttttgacaggaatgaaaacaaggctgtgaggGATCGAAGTTGAGTTCGTTCAATGGATTGTtctgttaaaaacatttcaatttttcAGCTGACGAAATTTTCGtcataaaacagttttgaaagttgTGGGTTGAGAAAAAATACATGAGCTAGGATATTTATACAGTGTGTGCCATTGTAAATCTGCAAATTTATCCCCCACAGCCTTGATTTCACCCGCGTTAAATTCAAAATGACATCTAACCGGACTAAGGTCTATTGTTTCTATAAATAAAGCAAGAACTTACGAATGCTTCCACCATCCCCTGTCTCTCCTTGCGCAGGTTTTTGACTACTTGGAAGATGTCTACTAGCTTCTCTGTGTATGCGTTGTCCAAGATATTCCATAAGGCACAGAAGATTCCGGTACGCGACGATCCATTGCTGGAATGAAAGTTTATGGAagtttaaaatccaacaatccATCCACCCATCTCCATCAGGAAAAGTAAACTAGTGCTGATGGACTTACTTGCAGTGCACCACCATGGGGACGTTCCGGTTCATTCTGCTGTTGTCATAATTGCCGTTCTCTCTGATGACCCTTATCATCTCAATCAACTCCTGCGGGTTCTCTGGAAGCTCACGGCCTCTCCATTTCAGGAACTGGTACTGATCCACCTCCAAGACGTCTTCCTTCTGTTACAGGATTCAGGACAGATTCATATGTCGGCGGATAATGTCGTCACAGATATACAGGAGAAGGACTCTGCTTACCTTTGTGGACTGTATTTCCAGACGCCGTCTCACGTATGTTGGGAagctttctgtcttttttaccTCGATTTCCATGTCTCCAAAGGTTTTCTTTTCATCTCCCCAATACTGACAGCAATAATCctgaaacaatacaaaataaatatggcCTGAAAAACCGGGCAGAGGTCAGTCTgtcaatctgtctgtctgtctgtctgtctgtctgtatgtctgtctatctatctatctatctatctatctatctatctatctatctatctatctatctatctatctatctatctatctgtctatccatctctatctctatctctatctgtctgtccgtccgtccgtccgtccgtccgtccgtccgtccgtctatCTAGTTTTACTGCTTGTCTGTTTgcatgtctatctatctatctatctatctatctctatctatctatctatctatctatctatctatctatctatctatctatctatctatctatctatctatctatctatctatctatctatctatctatctatctatctatctgtctgtctatctgtctgtctgtctgtctgtctgtctgtctagttTTACTGCTTGTCTGTTTGCATGTCTATCTATTCCACaatctgtccgtctgtctatccatctctctatctatctctatccatctgtctatctgtctgtctatctatctatctatctatctatctatctatctatctatctatctatctatctatctatctatctatctatctatctatctatctatctatctatctatctatccatctgtctatctagTTTTACTGCTTGTCTGTCTGCATGTCTGTCTATTCCTCaatctgcctgtctgtctgtctgtccatctctctctctgtgttatTGTGGGAGGTCGTACTTTGCCGTCCTCTTGGCAGTCTGTGAGCATGACCAGTGTTTTAGTTTGTTGCTGGTACAGCATGAGCAGGAACTCTGACGTTGTGTTTGGTAAAGGCCCTTGTGCTGCGATCAGACTCTTGTGACACCAGTAGCCCTGTTGGAAAGCAATAACAAGCATATTTGattcatatttacatgttttaatcaattaaacattttcttttaatgtttacaattaaattgtattaaaaaacaACGATATATTAGATAATATGAATTCAAGAGAATCAAGTTTTGTACATCAATGAATGAGGCGTTGATGTATTCATTAGATTCTTCTTCCTCGTCTGATGAATACTCGTCCTCATCCTCAGGGTCACTGGTCTGGTTGCCCTCAATGTCCAGTCTAAACAGGACTCTATTAAAATCGTCTGGAACAGAAATGCTCACTGGTAACTCATCTGATGCttatttataatgaataaataaatctgtgtctgtatatacagtggttTTGTAACATGCACTTGAAACCAAGATCTGCAGATTAATAAAGTTGGTGTTGGTCACTGACATGGGATAACAGCTGAGTAGCGGTTTTTCTTCTTGTTGTCCTCGCTGCTTCCTGTGTTAAACGTTCTCCAGTTTTTAAATTTGGGCAGTCTCTTCATAAAGGAAAGCAATGGGAAAACGTGCTGCATTAACAGTCAGATACACACAGTACAGGATACTTTAGTGTCCTAACAAACAATCAGCTGAAAATCAAAGAGGGAGGACAAACCTGGAACTCAATTTCAAGCAAATTTGGGTCACTGCCATCTTTCTGTCTGAGGGTGTTGAGTGCTGAGTGGAATTCAGACAGTGAGACCTCTGTCTCTCCAAACTGGTTGTGCTCAATCAGAGCAGTGTGGATCAGTATGTACTGGGCCTGTCACAATCAACAACACAGgtaaatatgcataaatatatccaacaaatgtaaaataaagggTGTTACAACAGAATTTTTAGTCAAAACTATCCAAAgtttttaagtataaaataaaggatgtttttaaaaataaaataatgggtGCTACAGCTACTTGGCCAGATTTGGTCACACTAAGGAACAAAAAATACCCaatattgaaaaaagaaaagaaaagaaaagaaaagaaaaaaatcacatgtatgtatgtatttatggcttaataattatacaaaaatataaatgttcaataaacgttcaattaaaatgtgaattttaaggatgttaaaatatgattttgcaTATTTAGCTCATGATTAGATTTCACACTtatatttaagattttaaaatttatatttaagatttaaagaaaatattttttagcatCCATAGgtttaatttgcatttatatatatatatatatatatatatatatatatatatatatatatatatatatatatatatatatatatatatatatatacacacaagcaaatgtaaatgtaaaacatgtAAATTCTAAATACTACAAAACGTTTGACATTAAAATTTCacataggtatttttaaaatgtttatgaatgttaaatgactaaaaatcaATGACCAATAATtggtcattttaattaaataaattacttaaaattaaataactaaataaatatttaaagtgcccctattatgggttatgaaaggttcatattttagttttgggagtccccaacaacaggttgacatgcatgcaaggtcaaaaaacactttcattttcttataatatgcatttattttttaccttatttgctcaaacgactcccaaacgattcgctcaatgattcatttttccaaaccctgCCTTTGTGTGAcactaatctgcggtgattggtcgattttatttaaagcagtgtttgtgagcttttaacgctccaaaagcgtcacctagtggcaaagaatgaatttgcattttcattccgACCAACGTGAAAATCAAATTTTCCCAGGTCTGCGCGCACAATAAGTGggtgggcaatatgctaatgtttcatgttgacgtcaacatgaaacggcttgggattcgttttaaaaacgactcatttcaatgattcagagtggACTCTTTGAGAGTCAATAACTTTATACaaggtgcactttcagatttaaaactttgcaggatgttttcattcacttagagctgtgttacacactgcatgaaagatcattttcaaaaatccataataggggcactttaaatatttaaataaattgtcaaatacatttttaaattgttaactAAATAATTAGCATCattaattatacataaaatattttgaaaaaggtTAGAGGATAACAAATTGGGTTTTTTAATAATACCTTCTAAAAATTTGGTGTGACATACCAAATTTATTACCGATAAATCAGTGAATAAAATCAAATCACCTCCACTTGAACCATGAGGCAACGCTGGCGACGTAGTTTTGCTACGAATCCATAGATGTCCATTCTTCCCTCTGCCTCGAGAGATTCAATCATTGCATCAATGCCGATATATGTTCCTGTGCGGCCGACCCCTGCACTATAGAAGACACAACAACATTCACATTAAGCTTTATCCACTCCCAATGAACCTTTAGGTCAATGCCCTTTTTTGATCCCAAATGCACATAATAATCTCTACAGCCCTGTCTTACCTGCAGTGGACCACAACCGGGCCACTGAAGAAGTTCTTGAAGGAGTTGACTCTTCTCCTGAGCTTCAGAAGCAGACTGGGGTCTCCAGGCACACCATGGTCAGGCCAGCTAATGAACTGGATATGAGTGACTTCTCTTTCTGAGGCCTTCTCTCGCTTCtgtacacgcacacacatgcacacattaaGTTAAAACCATCGGAATGAAGCACATAAGAGTAAGTGGACCACACACACTTACATTGGTCAGCATCAGATGGCGAATGATATAATCAGGGCAGTGTTGTTCAGATCGGATTTTCACCACAAAATCGTCGAAAATCTCAGTCTCTCTGTCCAGAGATGGCCAGTACTGAGCGCATTTGATCTGAGAGGACAAACATCAACAGTCAGTGGAGATAATTAAcgaataactaataaaaatgacaaaaatatgaataaataatataaataattctacaaCAACACTGGACCAAACACAACCTTGTTGCCTTCCTCACAACGGGTGACCATGACAATAATGGATGACTTTTGCTCCCAAACCATTCGCCAGAAATCACAAACGGTCTCATCCTTGGGTCCTGGGAAACACGTCCAATAAAAATTGAAATCTAGAAACTTAGTTCATTGTCACTTTTAATAACCTTAATTGTTGGTGTAAACAATTCTGCTGCAATTTTGATGGTTGTCAGGCAACAAAAATATGGAATGTTGGGTAAAAGTATGCATTCATTGGTCGCTTTAAATGGGGCTTAGCCAATCACAATTTAGAATCATAACCATCCATTTAATAAAAGGATTTTTACCTTGGGCTGCAATGTATTTCTTTGGCTCTTGATATCCCTGTAAGGGTTAAAGAGTTATAGTACatgttaaaaattaattaaataaatattaattaattgaaatattaagtataatatttaaattgtatttaaaaatgacctccattaatttcaataaagttatattaaaattagttgaGGTAAACAAGCATGATATATAGCTAGAAGATAAATGACCCATACCTCGATAAAGCTGGCATTGATGTATTCGTCTTCGCCTCCAGTTGAGAGAGTAACCCGATTATAGTCATCTGCAAATTCATGCACACAACGATCAATTCTCtggttgaaatatgaaaacTACACAAGGAATTGTTTATACTGATTTCTTCATGAAAACTGGAGTGATATTTACACGGCAGAATGTCAACGTAGCGGTTCTTGGACTGGTTGTCCTGTTTCTTCGCTTCTTTGATGGTGTAATTGGAGAAAATGCGGGGAATGCTCTGCGGAGAAGCAGAATCTGAATGTATTTCTCattatattaaaacagtaaATGTAGCTTCTGCTGATTTATGGTATCTAGAGAATCACCTGAAACTCGTCCATAAACAGTCGGCTCTCGTCAGCGATCTTGTTCTTGTAAGCCTCTATTAAACCGTCAGCATAGATGGGCTCAACTCTGCGCAGCGGTTCTGCTAGAGAACATGAAACATCAGATTCTGAAAGCAGTTTACTTTTGGAATGCACTGAATTGACTGATAGAGGAGTGAATAGCATACGTGTGAGAGGAATCTCTTCATCCTCAGCAGACCTGTGGCGAGAAAGCCCATCAGAAACATTGatgaacatttacaaaaaacattGTGATAACAGAGTTCAGAGGGCAGCTGGGAGAAACTGTGACACTGACCGCTTCCTTTTGAGAAGGTAAATTTTGAAGAGCACGAAGAGGAGCGCCGCTGATGTCACAATGATTAGAAACACCAAGAATCCAACAACAGCCTTGTCATTGTCTGAGGAAGGAATACATTTGCAGATTCAATTAgattgaataaaagttttatctAGTGGACATTTAAATGTGCAATCAATAACTTTTTcttattaaaaagttttttttttttttgagacgACATGGCCAGCTGAATACTGCTCACATTATCTTGGCAATCTCCATTTTATTGCACTTGCGcttataaaagtaataataataataataataataataagtccAAGATGTCTGCTTATATTGACAAGTGTAACATAAACAATCACTGAGTGCAGCTTTAAAGAGAGATGACACATTGAACAAATAAAAAGGACATCATTGAACTGAATTGTCTATTATCTCCTCTAGGTGGGCCATAATAAGAAAAGGTTATTCTTACAGTTAGTAGTAATGTCTCGATGCAAGACAGTcctgttattttgtttatttgtggcTGTAACCTGAAATGAAAAATTGTTTACTgtgaaacagaaaagaaaatccTGCAATCCTATGCATCATATACATATTGTAACACATGACCCTTTAGCAAGATATTAAGTGAGATACAAGCACCTCAATCTCATAGGTGGTAAGGTAGTGAAGATCTGAGAATGAAAACCAGCAATGTCGTTTTTTTTCAAGGGGCTTTATAGGATCTCCGTTGTATTTGATTACAGCTTCAAAATGCCCAGCGTCTCCATTCCAGTCGTTTGGTTCAGTGAGATTAGAACATTGTACGtgaacagaattgtgagaaggCTTTTGTACTGTAATTGACTTTAATTCAGGCTCTGTTAAATAGAAAgagacaaaatacattttagacacaacggtgtaacatttacatacatcaacaattaacatttttaaatgttaaaaaggcAATTCagcaaaaaaatgttaattggcTATAGAGTAAAGACTAAATTATTAACAGTACACATTacacattttgaaatgaaatgagaatctgaaaatggagaaaaaaaatccaaacgTGATGACGACTAAATATCTATTCATATTTAGGAAATTGCCACAAATGAAAACTAAGAGTGAGAAGAAATGTCTCATGTAGACATGGAACAGtgaaaaatcttatttttcCTGGCAAAATGTGGATTAAATAATGCGCACACACAatggtttccatgttttatgagGACATTCAATAGATctaatggtttttctactgtacaaactgtattttctatccccttacACAAACCTGATACTTTAACATACCCCTCACACAACTTTTTGCATTTTGACcaggaacacacacatacacacacaaagataTCAAAACACTTACCGGCAGGaaatgttgtttgattaatGGAGAAAAGGGTGTACTCATGGCCATGAAGTTTTGCATTAATTATGCATGTATAAGTGGTAAATGGGTGTAATTGTGTATTAGTGCAATGTGTGCTGTCGGCTTTGCCCTGTGTACATGTCGCTGgggaaaagacaaaacaaacctGAATAAGACATTAAATATCTACTAACCCTACAAATATCATAAAACTCCTTGGATTCTtggtatttataaataaaatgggaAAATATGAACAGCTGATACATTGCAATGACGCTGGTTCTCTCTTTTCACTGGTTTGGCAAGTGGCTGAATAACTGCTCCAAATAATGTTTGAGCAGTTATCTTCCTCAGGTGCCTTCCAGGACATATGAATGGAGTTGTGGGATTTATCTGTAAAACTTGCATtctttttcaaatctgtaagaGAGgaggataataataataataataataataataataagtcacAAACACTGCTAAACAAAGCTTTACAATTCATAGACAgtgcacaaaaacaaacaacaacaacaacaacaaaaaacatacagtgGCCATATTTGAGTATTTGAATTTCCTCAGTCTCacttacagtaaatatatctcAGTGTCATTTTGTTTAATACAAAATATCAATAGACAGACATGTTATATTAAAAGTCCATCTTGCCAGTAGTTAATTACCCCTTTAGGTTAGAGTGATAAGATCATTGCACATTTATGAACACTTTAAATAATATTCCTGGTAAAGAAAATTAAGTTTATACATACTAAAATTAGTAGAAATGACAAATGAATGTGACAAGTTAAGGGGATGAAAACAATGATATTGTTAGAACAATGATGAAAACATGTTTAGTGTTGGTTTGATATTTGACTTATATAATGCAATGTACAGACATAAATTATATGCCATAAGTGTCTAAATAGGGCCACTGTACATGAAAAGTATAGTGTAGCCTAATAAAACTACTGCTAGTCATGACATTATTCCCAGGCCTGCAGGAGAGAAAGAAGGAAGAACTTTGAACCAGTGCTGCCTGTTTAATTATCAACTCACCGCAGTCTATATGAATGGAGAGAGGATCACTCTTGATTGGTCGTGTCTCATAAGGGTATTCTCCAGTGCAGGTGTAATGTTGATTAGGTAATAATGACACTGGCTCATTTAAACCATAAGTATCTTTCTGATCtgacaaaaaaagaagagaaaactCATCCATCATCTGTTTAATCAtcaatgtgtttaaaaaaatctaattatgcaTATACAATACCATGGAAACATTACTTACTGCCACGGTTGCAAATTACTTCAAGTGTAGACATACATTTTTCTGGTTTATTAGTCCATTCAAACTGAGAGGGAATACTTGTATTGAACCGTATTTCAGGTTTGACTGAAACAGACACATTCAGTTGATTAAAACAGAGGTAAAACTTCCCAGATCACAGCACACAACTCCAACAAATTCCAGGACA
The sequence above is a segment of the Onychostoma macrolepis isolate SWU-2019 chromosome 22, ASM1243209v1, whole genome shotgun sequence genome. Coding sequences within it:
- the ptprc gene encoding receptor-type tyrosine-protein phosphatase C isoform X11 gives rise to the protein MARFFVLGPLVLVLCMVLFTDPSPTHTENPEATVPDSNSFTPTTSPNTPATTKVTDPSPTHTPAQVTKPSETATSPSPSLTSAPVPKPSETVTDPSPTSTSTRTHTRTRTSEQDTKPEDNVTRPSPALTSQVINPGEKGSSDSPTTMQPTPPPPALPKGTGDGDTQPSTFTKASNTPTNTNEGETVNNTGPTQSQCQYNLTKSENKIIARVVIISGLPNQTYTITLMDKKNNDVLKENGSNLKPLRIPFRLLKPCSIYTVSVDGCVANGYTTFTSSSGKGETVPETVVTNVTDKEVCLKGIFNDTQKWNLTECVEITEQNSCASTHTVELDTCTYTMNVSMPPVKPEIRFNTSIPSQFEWTNKPEKCMSTLEVICNRGNQKDTYGLNEPVSLLPNQHYTCTGEYPYETRPIKSDPLSIHIDCDLKKNASFTDKSHNSIHMSWKAPEEDNCSNIIWSSYSATCQTSEKREPASLQSTCTQGKADSTHCTNTQLHPFTTYTCIINAKLHGHEYTLFSINQTTFPAEPELKSITVQKPSHNSVHVQCSNLTEPNDWNGDAGHFEAVIKYNGDPIKPLEKKRHCWFSFSDLHYLTTYEIEVTATNKQNNRTVLHRDITTNYNDKAVVGFLVFLIIVTSAALLFVLFKIYLLKRKRSAEDEEIPLTPEPLRRVEPIYADGLIEAYKNKIADESRLFMDEFQSIPRIFSNYTIKEAKKQDNQSKNRYVDILPYDYNRVTLSTGGEDEYINASFIEGYQEPKKYIAAQGPKDETVCDFWRMVWEQKSSIIVMVTRCEEGNKIKCAQYWPSLDRETEIFDDFVVKIRSEQHCPDYIIRHLMLTNKREKASEREVTHIQFISWPDHGVPGDPSLLLKLRRRVNSFKNFFSGPVVVHCSAGVGRTGTYIGIDAMIESLEAEGRMDIYGFVAKLRRQRCLMVQVEAQYILIHTALIEHNQFGETEVSLSEFHSALNTLRQKDGSDPNLLEIEFQRLPKFKNWRTFNTGSSEDNKKKNRYSAVIPYDFNRVLFRLDIEGNQTSDPEDEDEYSSDEEEESNEYINASFIDGYWCHKSLIAAQGPLPNTTSEFLLMLYQQQTKTLVMLTDCQEDGKDYCCQYWGDEKKTFGDMEIEVKKTESFPTYVRRRLEIQSTKKEDVLEVDQYQFLKWRGRELPENPQELIEMIRVIRENGNYDNSRMNRNVPMVVHCNNGSSRTGIFCALWNILDNAYTEKLVDIFQVVKNLRKERQGMVEAFEQYQFLYTALESAFPVQNGTVKTPPANDTTQVINETTALLDEPKSTSAADQKEAEESKAAESSDKTNPGSEQEAKESSTAEAPPAEGEKPSAEGTTNGPAATVEV
- the ptprc gene encoding receptor-type tyrosine-protein phosphatase C isoform X3 translates to MARFFVLGPLVLVLCMVLLPDSNSFTPTTSPNTPATTKVTDPSPTHTPAQVTKPSETATSPSPSLTSAPVPKPSETVTDPSPTSTSTRTHTRTRTSEQDTKPEDNVTRPSPALTSQVINPGEKGSSDSPTTMQPTPPPPALPKGTGDGDTQPSTFTKASNTPTNTNEGETVNNTDSSTLTSTTNTPTNTTKGSISDNNQTNTSISPTLTTLKQQNTSTSAGVRNDTASLPSTGSPTSMHSSSTSPSPTFTTTFTTTMGPTQSQCQYNLTKSENKIIARVVIISGLPNQTYTITLMDKKNNDVLKENGSNLKPLRIPFRLLKPCSIYTVSVDGCVANGYTTFTSSSGKGETVPETVVTNVTDKEVCLKGIFNDTQKWNLTECVEITEQNSCASTHTVELDTCTYTMNVSMPPVKPEIRFNTSIPSQFEWTNKPEKCMSTLEVICNRGNQKDTYGLNEPVSLLPNQHYTCTGEYPYETRPIKSDPLSIHIDCDLKKNASFTDKSHNSIHMSWKAPEEDNCSNIIWSSYSATCQTSEKREPASLQSTCTQGKADSTHCTNTQLHPFTTYTCIINAKLHGHEYTLFSINQTTFPAEPELKSITVQKPSHNSVHVQCSNLTEPNDWNGDAGHFEAVIKYNGDPIKPLEKKRHCWFSFSDLHYLTTYEIEVTATNKQNNRTVLHRDITTNYNDKAVVGFLVFLIIVTSAALLFVLFKIYLLKRKRSAEDEEIPLTPEPLRRVEPIYADGLIEAYKNKIADESRLFMDEFQSIPRIFSNYTIKEAKKQDNQSKNRYVDILPYDYNRVTLSTGGEDEYINASFIEGYQEPKKYIAAQGPKDETVCDFWRMVWEQKSSIIVMVTRCEEGNKIKCAQYWPSLDRETEIFDDFVVKIRSEQHCPDYIIRHLMLTNKREKASEREVTHIQFISWPDHGVPGDPSLLLKLRRRVNSFKNFFSGPVVVHCSAGVGRTGTYIGIDAMIESLEAEGRMDIYGFVAKLRRQRCLMVQVEAQYILIHTALIEHNQFGETEVSLSEFHSALNTLRQKDGSDPNLLEIEFQRLPKFKNWRTFNTGSSEDNKKKNRYSAVIPYDFNRVLFRLDIEGNQTSDPEDEDEYSSDEEEESNEYINASFIDGYWCHKSLIAAQGPLPNTTSEFLLMLYQQQTKTLVMLTDCQEDGKDYCCQYWGDEKKTFGDMEIEVKKTESFPTYVRRRLEIQSTKKEDVLEVDQYQFLKWRGRELPENPQELIEMIRVIRENGNYDNSRMNRNVPMVVHCNNGSSRTGIFCALWNILDNAYTEKLVDIFQVVKNLRKERQGMVEAFEQYQFLYTALESAFPVQNGTVKTPPANDTTQVINETTALLDEPKSTSAADQKEAEESKAAESSDKTNPGSEQEAKESSTAEAPPAEGEKPSAEGTTNGPAATVEV